A region of the Clavelina lepadiformis chromosome 9, kaClaLepa1.1, whole genome shotgun sequence genome:
TTAGAGAAAGTGGGGAGAGACCTGGGAATGCCCTTCTATACTCTTTGTTACACTCACGACGGTTTTGACGACGCAAAGAAGAAATACTTCGGCGAAACTATTCCAAAGTTGCTGGACTTGCTGGAAAAATTTCTTGGCTGTTCTCGTTGGATTATCGGAGATAAACTGACCTACGTCGATTTCTGCTTTTGCGAGGCCCTTGACGTCATCcaattaatgacgtcagattgTTTGGACAAGCATCAAGGTATCAAAAAGTACGTGGAGCGATTCTACGCCTTGGATAAGATTTCAGCGTACAGGCAGTCAGATCGATTCAAGAAATGGCCCATTTCGTCATCATACGCAAACTGGGGAACGAAATGTGAAGACTGAACCCAATCATTCTGAAAGTTCATAATAATTCTTGTAATTGTTGGTGCTAGTGGTTTGTGTGCTGATATTATGATCATGCATAGGTTATATTTCAATGACGAATCAATAAGAGCAACAAAATTCTGCAAAATTGACTAACACAGAAACGGTTTTCAACTTATGAAAAGTGTTGACAGGTGTAGTATAGAATTAGTCCACGACGATAAAATCGAAATCTAAAAcctaaattataaaaattatcaCAGGGGAACTACCTAGTGTAGAACCAAATCAATGGCCTGATTTCAAGGGttgattaaaatttgaaaacttgtcaTATCCCATGGGTGATGACgccaaaatgacaaaacattgAGCAAATGTGAAGTATCCTGTTTGATATTTCGGTCACTTTTTTGAAGAATAAAGTAGAAGTGTAGCAAGAAGCGGCGTGGTACAAAAGTTTGTTACTGATTCACTGATTGATCTCTTGCACAGCATGAGatgttatttatatttacatgttatttatttacaaGTTATTTATACATTTACATACAAATTGAGCCTTGGAAATTGAAAGcctcaaaaataataataggaatATTTGGACGAAACAGTTCTCTGAATTCAACCGATCCATCACAAAAAACGATACATCCTTGCCGCTGCGTCTGTTTTAACTACGCTAACCTATGTATCTATTTTTGGGCACTAGGGAAATTTCGGTTGGTTGTGTGTGAAACAAGTAGTCAAATAACGGCAACACTACCTGTAATGTTGTTCCGTTTATGCGGGGCTGTTTTTTCAcgacatgttttaattttggttcatcaatttaagcatttttgCCGCAAAAGGCGTTAAcatagtgacatcataatacaAATCGTGGTTTAATTAATGTTGGTTTAACGCTAAGACATGGTAACTTTACAGCCAATCACCTGtataaccagggttgccataccgtccttatttctaagatttgtccttattttaaaggtctgTGTCTTGGAAAATATgattgtccttttttctaagaaatgtccttattttcactttcgtccttatttttacggcggaggtgggcacttttttccttattttgggcattttgtcacctttacgataccattttgtaccaaagagatgccaaaattatgaacatgcatatagtgtcttgtttttatttttttttattttaggaacattggttgctttctcttgttgtacactgtttaaggttgtattcctcgttcattttctaggcgtccttatttttcagttgagactgatggcaagtTGGGTATAACGCTAATTTCATTTCTTGGATATGACTCTATTGTCACATCAACACGAGGAAGCAACCATGGACAATGATGACGTAATCGCCAACGACTAATGCCATCACTATTGCCAATCCACCATTGTGGATGTTATAGCTTTGAAACCCGATCTGTATTTCAATTGTGTGGCAGCTGCCCAACCAAGATATATTTCATGTACACTTGTTGCATGCTTGTGACTGTGATTGCAAAAAAGACTTATATTCAAAAGAGATTATAGGCTTAAGCCAGCGGTTCTTGACCGGTgggaaattttgcatgttcaGGTGggaaataattaacaactttttatttttttttacacaaaaatcaTACTCTCGAAAAAAATGTTGCTGTAAATAAACACATTATACGTTATTTACTGTGTAATACTCATTTTACAGTGTAGCCACTGCCCAATTGCCCTAACGGGGAGAATTTGGGTTTGGTAGTTGGCATAAATTGGAAAGAAAATTAATAAAGTTAAGAACCGCAGGCCTAGACTAACCTCGCCAAGCAAATTTATCAACTATTTTTGTGAGTACAGCCTATGTGCAAGAttcatttttacaaacatGAAATAAAGACCTAACTATACCTgggaaaaaacaaacagaaaatgcaaaaaaagcTTAGTATCATCCAAGCATTGCAAATGAGGTAGTCTGCAAACCACGGTACATTCCACATCGAGGAATCGTGCTTGTAAAGACGTAAATTTTGACATGCATCGAAGCCTcgattctttgtttttttattataaatcggcgtgatgataaaaatttgatgATGCACATTGATAAACCTTGTGcgtgcagctgccacactttccactatggacGTAAATTAAGCCAAAGATTTTCAAACCAGACTACATTTTGGGCTTTTTTTGGCAAGATCTTGGGTACAACATGCATAATATAAGTTTTAACGTTCATGATAAGCTGATCAACCACCAACATGTTACAGATGTAAAGTTGTTTGCCAAATGTGTAGTATCTTGGTTGAAGTGTATTTTACGAAAATCCTTGGAATAAGAGAGAATGCACCAAGAAGAAGAACCAGGAGATTTTCAACTTACCCATAATCCTTCTCATGGGAATATTGACCAATCGCAACCAATAGATGCAGCACAACAAGAACAACATCGCCATGGTAATTAGCTACTGGATAATGTGTTGTATTGTTGCAAGTTTGTTTGCGTTGTATAAATGTTCTGTACTCAACGACATCAATTTTAGTAAATcacaaagtgaaaaattttaatttgcagaTACGTTTTTTTCTTGgtgcttttaagttttaatacttttaaatcgctgctaaaatgtttttgtgtgttttaatgtttggttcgaaaatttcattttttcccTATTTCTGATTGCCTCACAAcacatttatcaaaacaaattttaattgagGTACATATTCTGATGATATTTTGCAAGCTTTTTTTTCAAGCTTCCCTCTCTTTCATTATACAAAGATATATGAGTTATTGCACGTAATAGCATGTTATATTTTGACATTACACATGAAATAATCTGCTTACCGTATATATGCGAGTATAGGTCGACGCCTActttttttgctgaaaatcaTAGATATTTTGTTCTTTCATGTATAAGTCGATTTGATTGTTCACCCAAGTATTGGCATCGACACACTGTAAGAAAATTTCAAGGATAGGTGAGAGTTCACCACTAAGTGAACTTTTTAGCCTAGCTTGCCAGTACTTGTGTAGCGACTGCTAACTATAAACCTCAGCAGCACTTCTTTAGGACAAACCTACAAAGAACTCGTGTGACGCAAGTCATATTCGTCTCGTGCGTGCAAGCGTCACGTGATATTTGTCTTGTGCAAGCGGCAGGCATGCGAGTTGTTGTAAAGTTATTTATACAAAATGGCCAGTAAGCGCAATAAATTCTCggttcaaatttatttttgcgtCAGTCATCGTGCTGTCGGCTGTTCTTGGAGGTTTTACTTTGGCTTGTACCTTGCATAGGTCAACCCCTGCTTTTTGAGGTGAAAATCAGTTGCAAAAATCTCGACTTATACTCGAGTATATACGGTAGCTCGCTAAGATGCCGACAACAAGCAATTACACAAACAACCACCTCCAAATACTGTTACAGAAAGCAgctgattaaattattaattgttttaaaaaattaatcaattaattaaataactaactttaaaaattaactttcttAAAAACATTAAGTTGGAGAGAGATTGCAAGAGATGGATCTTCAAGATGAAGGAAGTCAACCTGTGGCAAGAACTGAGGATGTAGGAAGTCAACAACTTGCTCTTGCTGGTGAAGGAGTTGCTCAGATTGTAAGAGAACTTGCATCATCTGGTGGTGAGTCAAGATGTAACGTCACGTTGTTCTTTTCCATCAATTAAACCGATAGATGTATTTTGATTCTTACGCACacaatgaaaatgcaaaaataaccaatgttgacagaaaaaaatggaaatttcAGTTGGCACTGGGATATAACAAGACAAGTCACTTGTGGGTATTGCATAAGTGTGAACCCATAGACCTTACCAAACCACTTAAGCATGAAAATATATGTTATCGGACGTTCTGTTgcatgtatatatattaagGTCTGAATTTGTCTTTATTCATTGCAGTAGCTGCAGGACCTATCAACATACATTTTGCCCCACAATTCGTACAGCAAACTCAGTTTCAAGACAACAGGCGCAACATGAACTTTGAGAATGTTGGCGGTGATGTTCATAATCCTGGTGGAGAAGTCTATGGAAATGTTGGCCAACCAGGAGGTGAGCTACATGTTATTTAAGAGTAATTTGGAATTGGTTtctataaaatattgtttttgttggaATGTTCACGGTGGCGTTCACAGTCCTGGTGGAAAAATCCACATAAAGATTTGCCAATCTGATGGTACTGTACTTGTTATTTTAGAGTAATATGACATAGCTGGGAGTTTTACAGAACTTGTTTAGCCATTAGGTATTTGTCACTAGCTGCTAGTTAATTGTTAGCTCTTAATTTTCAAGTTGTGTTGttgaatgaaaacaaaaatactttttatggtCAAAGTTTCAGTGTTTGTTTTACGATCAAAATTACACTGTACACTATCGTAATTACTatcttttttaattgcttATTTGCATTAACAACTGATTCTCTTTTGCGTTATATCTTTCTGGTGATTATGTGGAAACTGCTGACATGATTATGTTATGCTAATATTTGTGTTTGTCTATTCACTCTCAGAACCAACAATACAGAGAACTCCTGAAAATATCGCAGAACAACCAGGTTCTAGTCAAGCTCCTGTGCAaggtgtgtgtgtgtgtggtAGTCAAACATAGTGATAATGGCATTACTAAATCTTTGGTTATAAAAGTAACAAATTATAGAAGTCAGTCATTTACTTGGCTTCATGTATGTAGCCATTAGTTTTATGAAAGTGCACAATCCAAATTAATATCATATTCTTTCACTGTATAATTGCTATAGCAAGTAACACCCATTAGTCAGAGCTGGGCACAAGCGTGCTCAAGATTGAGAGCTTTTTTGTAGTAGCAACCTCGAGAGCAAAGCTGTTTTCAAATTTGGAATGGAACCACAGGCGCACTTTTTAAAGATTTATCCGCTCGTTGCTCttttttgtacaaataatGCAGTGAATGCACAAAATGGTTGGattgaagtaaattttaaatttttccttcCTTTAACAAATGATTCTATGTAGTGAATAAAAATGACTACTTTGAGACTAAAGATGATAGAGAGACTCACACAGATGAACCAAGTTATCATCGATGTGTAATAATTTGATTCACTTTgccattatttttataacttaaccATTGTACGCTTTGAAAGTGAATAATATTAAACTAATGGATGTCGACATCTATAATTATTAAAGTTCTTAATATTATTCTCAGCTATTAATCCTTTGTAGCATGTGTGACTAAAACAAAACTCATCAATATCAAATTCcataaaatttacatttacaacaaaccATGATAAGCAATTAATAGGCTACAGTTAGACACatgttttacaatgcaaatttgcaacatatgaatgtgactggttttCAAAAACAAGCGGAACTgagaatatttttaattgctaaAAAGAGTGGAAGCGTGAGCTGAAATACGACCGGCGATAGTTTTTTATAGAAAAGCAAAAGCACGAGCAATGCTTTTCTTTTCATCGACGAACAAAAACGTTGTTGCAACGTAGTCATTATGACTAAATGTTGCTAAAACATTATCGGAAGGTTGCAATTTATGATTAAATAAGACTTAAAGAATGAATGTCATACCAACGTCTTGGTGTTATTATTGCCCTCATGATTAATAGCCAATAACATATCACAACAATAGTATCTGAGTAACATATTATATTCAGCAACATGTTATGCCTTGTAAATGGCACATGACATTACTGAACTTCAATGAATGACACTCACTAAATAGCATGTCAGAATAGGAATAAGGCAAACATCAAAAAGCCTTAATATCATCAAACTTACTTAAATTTATTCTCAAGGAGTTATTACGTAATTACATTCGCCGTTTTCTCTGAATTGTTTCTAGAATATTTCGTGGTAATTGCATGATTTAAACTAAGCTAATGGTTGGCTAATAttcaatatttatatattCATTCAATATTCAATCAGTTATCAGCCCAATCCATTGAAATGTAATCTAGCAATATCTAAATCTAACAATAATGATCAGCAATGCACAGcaaattacagttaaccacttggtgtttgtaaaatgaaattaagaTTGCGTTGTACACACGGTGAATCAGTGCTCACCACAGCGTGAGTGAC
Encoded here:
- the LOC143471408 gene encoding glutathione S-transferase Mu 5-like — protein: MTKLILGYWGIGSLGQRIRYMLEYLGVEYEDKRYELSGEHPNVDETEEEIRSCDVLEKVGRDLGMPFYTLCYTHDGFDDAKKKYFGETIPKLLDLLEKFLGCSRWIIGDKLTYVDFCFCEALDVIQLMTSDCLDKHQGIKKYVERFYALDKISAYRQSDRFKKWPISSSYANWGTKCED